The region GGTACATCAGTGGAATAGATATCAATCAATTAAATTTACTTGCGTTACCACTGATGCAATTAAAGGGGGCTTATCAAATTGTAGCGGGACATACGACTAGCCTGCATCAGAGCCTTACGATTTTAGGAAGCTATTTTATATTGTTTATGGGATCAAGTTATTATCTGACAGGTCGTCAGGACCAATTTATTTAATGAGGTGAAGAGAATGAAACAATTAATTCAAAGCGAGCTATCGCGTCTTGTGATGAGACGTCGAACAGCTATTATTTTAATCATCAGTCTATTAGCATTTATATTTATAGCATTTTTTAATTCAACGTTTGGAGTTGGATTTTATGATCCATTCGTGACCGCTAATTTAGATTCTTTAAATTTTACACCTTTTATTTTACGTGACTATCATTTTTATTTAGTTCTGATTTTGTGCCCGCTATTAGTGGTAGAAACGTTTAATCGTGAACGTTATAGTGGAGAGTACCGAATGGTGATGATTCGTCCTTATTCAAGAGTGCAACTTTATGTTGCTAAAATATTGACGCTTGCGATTGTTATGGGGGTATTTTCAATCATATTGTGGATGATGGCAAATATATTTGCTCAGCTGATGTTACCTAAGGTAACGAACACGTCATTCTTTGAATCACAGACCTTATATACGAGCACTGAAGCAATCCTATTTAGTCTAAAATTTTACATTGTAGAATATGTTATCTTAATCAGTGTGATGGGAGTCATCAGTCTGATCTCACTTCTATTACCAAATACGATTTTAGCATTCTTAGGATCAGTGTTTGTGTTATGTCTTGTTGGATTCGGAATGCCAGTATTTGAGTTTTTAGTAAGTTCAACACGCTCTATTTTTGATTTATTACTTGGAATGGGAAGTAGCGGAAATGTTATACTATATGTATTGGTTATTTTAGGAATTGGAATTGGAGGTTCCTATGCATTGTTTAGACGTAACGACTATTTATCTTAGAGGTGAACGATGAGTCAAAAAATATTAGTGGTAGACGATGATTTAGAAATTTTGGAAATGTTATATGATGCGTTAAATGATGAAGGTTATCTTGTGTATAAAGCATCAAATAGTTTTGAGGCTAGAAGT is a window of Turicibacter sanguinis DNA encoding:
- a CDS encoding ABC transporter permease — protein: MKQLIQSELSRLVMRRRTAIILIISLLAFIFIAFFNSTFGVGFYDPFVTANLDSLNFTPFILRDYHFYLVLILCPLLVVETFNRERYSGEYRMVMIRPYSRVQLYVAKILTLAIVMGVFSIILWMMANIFAQLMLPKVTNTSFFESQTLYTSTEAILFSLKFYIVEYVILISVMGVISLISLLLPNTILAFLGSVFVLCLVGFGMPVFEFLVSSTRSIFDLLLGMGSSGNVILYVLVILGIGIGGSYALFRRNDYLS